In Candidatus Methylacidiphilales bacterium, the following are encoded in one genomic region:
- the gpmA gene encoding 2,3-diphosphoglycerate-dependent phosphoglycerate mutase produces the protein MYKLVLIRHGESTWNKENRFTGWTDVDLSEKGVSEGLKAGHQLKKDGYVFDVAYVSVLKRAIKTLNLVLEGMDLLWIPVHKEWRLNERHYGALQGMDKSETAAKHGEEQVKIWRRAYDIAPPPLEKADERWPGHDPRYKNLAPSDLPLTECLKDTVARVLPLWEQTLAPAIKSGKRVVIAAHGNSLRALVKYLDGVSDKDILELNIPTGIPLVYELDANLKPIRHYYVGDPEEIAKAAAAVAAQGKAK, from the coding sequence ATGTACAAACTCGTCCTCATCCGCCACGGAGAAAGCACTTGGAACAAGGAAAACCGCTTCACCGGTTGGACCGATGTCGACTTGTCGGAAAAGGGGGTTTCCGAAGGACTGAAAGCCGGGCATCAATTGAAGAAAGACGGATATGTCTTCGACGTCGCCTACGTCTCTGTTCTCAAGCGTGCGATCAAGACGCTCAATTTGGTTCTGGAAGGCATGGACCTGCTTTGGATTCCGGTGCACAAGGAATGGCGGCTGAATGAGCGTCATTACGGCGCCCTCCAGGGCATGGACAAGTCCGAGACGGCGGCCAAACATGGGGAGGAACAGGTCAAGATCTGGCGCCGGGCCTATGATATCGCCCCACCTCCGCTGGAGAAAGCCGATGAACGCTGGCCGGGCCATGATCCCCGCTACAAGAATCTTGCCCCGTCGGATTTGCCCCTCACCGAGTGCCTCAAGGATACAGTGGCCCGTGTGCTCCCCCTCTGGGAACAGACCCTGGCCCCCGCCATCAAGAGTGGCAAGCGTGTGGTCATCGCCGCCCATGGCAACAGCCTCCGCGCCCTGGTCAAATACCTCGATGGTGTTTCCGACAAGGACATCCTCGAACTCAATATCCCGACCGGCATCCCGCTGGTTTACGAATTGGATGCGAACCTCAAGCCGATCCGTCATTACTACGTCGGTGATCCGGAGGAAATCGCCAAGGCCGCTGCTGCAGTGGCCGCCCAGGGCAAGGCCAAGTAG
- the hisN gene encoding histidinol-phosphatase, with protein MKPEAALDFLETLALAAGEVILPYFQQPGLVVDAKSDATPVTQADRRAEEVMRDLIAKHHPSHGIIGEEFGNEAEDAEFVWVLDPIDGTKSFVAGIPLFGVLIGLLHGGKPVAGCIHQPVLREMCLGNAEQTTLNGRSVRVRECSGLDQALVLSTCPGSPEQFPNASGFDRIRSKARLVRTWGDCYGYLMVASGRADLMMDPVLNPWDLLPLIPIIHGAGGILTAWSGGDALAEGSALAGSRAVHAAALKCLEAGQAG; from the coding sequence ATGAAGCCCGAGGCAGCGCTGGATTTTCTGGAGACCCTGGCCCTGGCCGCAGGCGAGGTCATCCTGCCTTATTTTCAACAGCCCGGTCTGGTGGTGGATGCCAAGTCCGATGCCACGCCAGTAACCCAGGCCGACCGGCGGGCAGAAGAAGTGATGCGCGACTTGATCGCCAAGCACCATCCCTCACATGGCATCATCGGCGAGGAGTTTGGAAATGAGGCCGAGGATGCGGAATTTGTCTGGGTGTTGGATCCCATCGATGGCACCAAGTCCTTCGTGGCCGGGATTCCATTGTTCGGGGTGCTGATCGGTTTGCTTCATGGTGGAAAGCCGGTGGCCGGGTGTATCCACCAGCCGGTCCTGCGGGAGATGTGCCTGGGGAATGCTGAGCAGACCACGCTCAATGGCCGGTCGGTTCGGGTCCGGGAATGTTCCGGACTGGACCAAGCCCTCGTCCTGTCCACTTGCCCGGGCTCCCCCGAGCAATTTCCCAACGCCTCGGGATTCGACCGGATACGATCAAAGGCCCGTCTGGTGCGGACTTGGGGCGATTGCTACGGGTATCTGATGGTCGCCTCCGGGCGGGCGGATCTGATGATGGACCCGGTGCTGAATCCTTGGGATTTGTTGCCCCTCATCCCGATCATTCATGGCGCCGGTGGGATTCTAACTGCTTGGAGCGGTGGTGATGCGTTGGCGGAGGGCAGTGCGCTGGCCGGGTCCCGGGCGGTGCATGCTGCTGCCCTGAAGTGCCTGGAGGCTGGCCAAGCTGGATGA